From the genome of Nicotiana sylvestris chromosome 2, ASM39365v2, whole genome shotgun sequence, one region includes:
- the LOC104249777 gene encoding uncharacterized protein: MEKKQLDFNAPLLSVRKISSSLSPHERANKKIIERAPPNRQQSLPVKKSDWELSEVTKPVAVPFMWEQIPGRRKGDNEARANLRVEWSSSPRLPPGRLPETIRFYSGERPRTQNIYKSPAEGLPWIDHAALLDSLAESIYTRGDRASEDDANSDAPETLSPTESLSLDCSVSGLSGHQSSDSKPSGTFSIDSQTRDFMMSRFLPAAKAVVLETPQYVQKKQVPVSTEQPKPVPVERKPIVKQMESKPVSYYSGYPDDVGSEIEDDVSENQHKRPSKGWKFFPRICVKNSLCLLNPLPGLKVKTHVPTPSAQAVKRVSGMKPKTPQSPTSYAHEVKRLARKAYSGPLEKNTCDTINKQRFHSGVLSRELYKAENRSFSGQLPNPSDSCKLVGISPGRRSRSGAISPYRNVAPPSPFNEGTRFLGVPKEMESLWASRFDSFRKGCYTVKDKVPQQIGTGRFSDSPSEVVEKTLYIDSVDNVQISARNSASSKPKGLVNSSGKNMKPLVKSSKVLENMDATARTQGAKDRNVSEKESKQVFEKESLDLVEASPISISTRKGPADHESLKLKQNLDTLSGALESSKVHPYGNLGTENEDNQNANGPKDSNLTSLESPIPPPLPKSPSESWLWRTLPSIPLRTPFSSLSSKKQNKKSHADGSKWETIVKTSNLHKDHVRYSEELYTLGSCQQSKA, encoded by the exons ATGGAGAAAAAGCAGCTGGATTTCAATGCACCACTTTTATCAGTGAGGAAAATTTCATCATCTTTATCCCCTCATGAGAGAGCAAATAAAAAGATTATAGAAAGGGCGCCACCGAATCGACAACAATCACTTCCTGTCAAAAAATCAGATTGGGAATTGAGTGAGGTGACTAAACCAGTAGCTGTTCCATTTATGTGGGAACAGATCCCTGGAAGACGAAAAGGTGACAATGAAGCCCGAGCTAACCTTCGAGTGGAGTGGTCAAGTAGTCCTAGGCTGCCCCCGGGAAGATTGCCAGAGACTATTCGGTTCTATTCGGGTGAAAGGCCTCGTACTCAAAACATTTACAAGTCTCCAGCTGAAGGACTTCCTTGGATTGATCATGCAGCTTTACTGGATAGCCTAGCGGAAAGTATATATACAAGAGGAGACAGAGCAAGTGAGGATGATGCCAATTCTGATGCTCCTGAAACATTGTCACCTACCGAATCCTTATCCTTGGACTGCAGTGTCAGTGGTTTGAGCGGACATCAAAGTTCAGATTCAAAACCATCTGGAACCTTTTCCATTGACTCCCAAACTAGAGACTTTATGATGAGTCGATTCTTACCTGCAGCAAAAGCTGTTGTTTTGGAGACGCCTCAGTATGTTCAAAAAAAGCAAGTTCCAGTCAGTACTGAACAACCCAAGCCAGTACCTGTGGAACGAAAGCCAATAGTTAAGCAGATGGAGTCTAAACCTGTCTCATATTATAGCGGCTATCCAGACGATGTAGGAAGTGAAATTGAAGATGATGTGTCTGAGAATCAGCACAAAAGACCAAGTAAAGGGTGGAAATTTTTCCCTCGGATTTGTGTGAAGAATTCTTTATGCCTATTAAATCCACTGCCAGGACTAAAAGTGAAGACACATGTTCCCACACCCTCAGCTCAAGCAGTAAAGAGAGTTTCAGGAATGAAACCAAAGACGCCACAGAGCCCCACATCTTATGCTCATGAAGTCAAGAGATTAGCTAGAAAAGCTTATAGTGGACCTCTTGAGAAG AATACTTGTGATACTATAAATAAGCAAAGATTTCACTCTGGAGTACTGTCTCGcgagctgtacaaagctgaaaaTAGAAGTTTTTCCGGCCAACTGCCTAACCCTAGTGATTCATGTAAGCTAGTTGGAATCTCTCCTGGAAGACGTTCAAGAAGTGGGGCTATATCTCCCTATCGAAATGTAGCACCCCCATCTCCATTCAATGAAGGTACTAGGTTTCTTGGTGTGCCAAAGGAAATGGAGAGTCTTTGGGCTAGCCGCTTTGATTCATTCCGGAAAGGTTGCTACACTGTCAAGGACAAAGTACCACAGCAGATTGGCACAGGAAGGTTTTCTGATTCACCAAGTGAAGTAGTTGAGAAAACATTGTACATAGATTCTGTAGATAATGTGCAAATTTCAGCCCGTAATTCTGCTTCTTCAAAGCCCAAGGGATTGGTGAACTCCTCTGGTAAGAATATGAAGCCACTGGTTAAAAGCAGTAAAGTACTAGAAAATATGGATGCCACCGCTCGTACTCAAGGTGCCAAAGACCGGAATGTTTCAGAGAAAGAGAGCAAACAGGTTTTTGAGAAGGAGTCCCTTGATTTGGTGGAAGCTTCTCCCATTTCCATATCAACACGCAAAGGCCCTGCTGATCATGAGTCTTTGAAACTAAAGCAAAATCTTGATACACTATCTGGAGCCTTAGAGTCTTCAAAAGTGCATCCCTATGGAAATTTAGGTACAGAAAATGAAGATAACCAAAATGCAAATGGCCCAAAAGATTCTAACCTTACCTCCTTGGAATCTCCTATACCACCACCCTTACCTAAATCTCCCTCTGAATCTTGGCTTTGGCGCACGCTGCCTTCCATCCCTTTGAGAACTCCGTTCTCAAGTTTGAGCTCCAAGAAGCAGAATAAGAAGTCCCATGCTGATGGTAGTAAGTGGGAGACTATTGTGAAAACTTCTAACTTGCATAAGGATCATGTCCGTTACTCCGAG GAACTATATACTCTTGGTTCTTGTCAGCAGAGCAAAGCTTGA